The Candidatus Cloacimonadota bacterium genomic interval CTGGCGGTGAACACCCCGGACGCCCTGCTGCTGGTCCACCCCGCCCAGGCCTGTCCACCTGGATCAGTGGTTAAATAGATCTACAATAATGAGAACTGCCCTGATATTTAAAGTGGCGCTTGCTTTGTGCCTGGCTTTATCGCTGACAGGCTTGGCCGCTGCTGAGTACCGGAATGGACAATTATACATCGAGGTGCTGCTCTGTTCCGGGGCAAGCATCGAATTGGAAGCCGAAAGCAGTGCAGCCACCAAAGTGGTTGTATCAGAAAGGGAATCACCCCTCTCACTCGGTATCGATACCCCCATCAGGATCAGCCTGGATAACTCAGCCACGCTATCCAGTTGGAGCTGGCTGGAGAGCAGCAGACCATGGGACACTGATTCCAACGGAGTTTTGAGGGAAAGCTTTGCCTGGGAGGATTCCAGCCTGGTGATCAAGCGGGAAAACCTGGTCTATTCAGAACACAGTTTCGCGGACAAAGCGACGGCGCTGAGATTCGCCCGGGAAGCCGGAGTCAGCGAGGAGAAGGTTCAGGGCATACCCTTGCTTCATGCCACGGTCCGGGTCACAGGCGCCAAAGGGGCTGCCCGGTATCTGGAAACACCGCTGCATCTCAGTTCCGCGGACCCCCTCTGCCTTAATGGGGATGAGTTGGGCTTCAGCGGAGAATTCCTGCTGAAATGCGTGGAGGGCAGGCTGGTGCTAACGCATCTGCTTCCTCTGGAAGATTACGTGGCCGGGGTGATCGCCAACGAGATCGGCAGCAAGGCGCCTCTGGAGGCAATGAAAGCCCAGGCGGTGGCGGCCAGGACCCACGCCGTGAGCCTGCTTCTGAGCAACAGCCATAAAAAAGACGGCTACGATCTCTGTAACGCCACCCACTGCCAGGTTTACAAAGGCAAATACAGGCAGAATGAGACAGTCCGCCTAGCCGCCAGTTCAACTGCAGGCGAGATTCTGACCCGTGAAGGCCGCATCGCCGACGCCACCTACCACAGCTGCTGCGGCGGCAGAACCGACTCCTCCAAAGCCATCTGGGACGGGGCTCCCCTACCTCACCTCGGCGGAGTGCTGTGCGATGAGGCGGCCGCGGGTTTGAACCTTGCCGATGAAGCGGACGCGAGGCGCTGGATCCTGGAGGAAACAGCCGAAAAAGGCAACAGCGCCTGGAAAGCTTCGGCTCTGGCCTGGAGCAGACAACTGAAGCGGAGAGAACTGGCCAAAAACGTGGGACTGGCTGACATCGACCATCTCGTAATCAACCGCCGCGGAGCTTCCGGGCGGATCACAGACATCACCTTTCACGGTGAGAAAGCTGTGCGACTGACCAGCGAATACAGAATCCGTCAGGCTTTTGGCGGTGCTAAATCATCCTTTTTCTACATTGAGGGCGGTTTCGTGACAACAGACAACGGCGGGGGGGGGATCTATCCCTCGGAAACCCTCTCCATCAAAGGCCGGGGCTCGGGACACGGCGTGGGAATGTGCCAGGTGGGGGCTTTGAGGATGGCCCGGGCCGG includes:
- a CDS encoding SpoIID/LytB domain-containing protein produces the protein MRTALIFKVALALCLALSLTGLAAAEYRNGQLYIEVLLCSGASIELEAESSAATKVVVSERESPLSLGIDTPIRISLDNSATLSSWSWLESSRPWDTDSNGVLRESFAWEDSSLVIKRENLVYSEHSFADKATALRFAREAGVSEEKVQGIPLLHATVRVTGAKGAARYLETPLHLSSADPLCLNGDELGFSGEFLLKCVEGRLVLTHLLPLEDYVAGVIANEIGSKAPLEAMKAQAVAARTHAVSLLLSNSHKKDGYDLCNATHCQVYKGKYRQNETVRLAASSTAGEILTREGRIADATYHSCCGGRTDSSKAIWDGAPLPHLGGVLCDEAAAGLNLADEADARRWILEETAEKGNSAWKASALAWSRQLKRRELAKNVGLADIDHLVINRRGASGRITDITFHGEKAVRLTSEYRIRQAFGGAKSSFFYIEGGFVTTDNGGGGIYPSETLSIKGRGSGHGVGMCQVGALRMARAGDDHLQILSHYYPGTEISTQWMQHE